A single region of the Streptomyces sp. NBC_00425 genome encodes:
- a CDS encoding type II toxin-antitoxin system VapB family antitoxin, protein MIFKRIGNGRPYPDHGRESTRQWADVAPRPVRLDQLVTTKQQLDLETLLAEDSTFYGDLFAHVVKWQGDLYLEDGLHRAVRAALQQRQVLHARVLELD, encoded by the coding sequence GTGATCTTCAAGCGCATCGGAAACGGCCGGCCGTACCCCGACCACGGCCGGGAAAGCACCCGGCAGTGGGCGGACGTCGCGCCGCGCCCGGTCCGCCTCGATCAGCTGGTGACCACCAAGCAGCAGCTCGACCTGGAAACCCTGCTCGCGGAGGACTCCACCTTCTACGGCGACCTGTTCGCGCACGTCGTGAAGTGGCAGGGCGACCTGTACCTGGAGGACGGACTGCACCGCGCGGTGCGGGCGGCGCTCCAGCAGCGACAGGTGCTGCACGCCCGCGTCCTCGAGCTGGACTGA
- a CDS encoding HhH-GPD-type base excision DNA repair protein encodes MDVTLHLSQDAEADELLGRSPLAALVGMLLDQQVPMEWAFKGPRTIADRLGADDLDAQDIAVRDPEAFAALLSDKPAVHRYPGSMAKRIQQLCQYLVEHYDGDAAAVWKDVGTGKELLERLEELPGFGRQKAQIFLALLGKQLGVRPTGWREAAGSYGEPKSFRSVADITGPESLGKVRAHKQEMKAAAKAAKAGKAAKPAGKQAPTG; translated from the coding sequence ATGGACGTCACCCTTCACCTCTCCCAGGATGCCGAGGCCGACGAGCTCCTCGGGCGGTCCCCGCTCGCCGCGCTGGTCGGGATGCTGCTGGACCAGCAGGTCCCGATGGAGTGGGCGTTCAAGGGCCCCCGGACGATCGCCGACCGGCTCGGCGCCGACGACCTGGACGCACAGGACATCGCCGTCCGGGACCCGGAGGCCTTCGCCGCGCTGCTCTCCGACAAGCCTGCGGTGCACCGCTACCCCGGCTCCATGGCCAAGCGCATCCAGCAGCTCTGCCAGTACCTCGTCGAGCACTACGACGGGGACGCGGCCGCCGTCTGGAAGGACGTCGGCACCGGCAAGGAACTGCTCGAGCGCCTCGAGGAGCTGCCCGGGTTCGGCCGGCAGAAGGCGCAGATCTTCCTCGCGCTGCTGGGCAAACAGCTCGGCGTGCGGCCCACGGGCTGGCGGGAGGCCGCCGGCTCCTACGGGGAGCCGAAGTCGTTCCGCTCCGTCGCCGACATCACCGGCCCGGAGTCACTGGGCAAGGTCCGGGCGCACAAACAGGAGATGAAGGCGGCGGCGAAGGCGGCGAAGGCCGGGAAAGCCGCGAAACCGGCGGGGAAACAGGCTCCCACCGGCTGA
- a CDS encoding siderophore-interacting protein has translation MAQGRGWEGAVLKLMRAKDFTLTVTGAEDVTGDYRRLHLSDGGLLAATGVHPTLWVRLWFDNAGRPHQRAYTLVDPDPAAGAFGLEFALHDGAASDWARAAVPGDTIEATVQGTGFAPPVPAPSHVLVIGDPASLPAINSLLGEGEGALGPVPATVWFEGEADGLPFRTDPARHEIRHVPRRDSGAELVERVRAELPGLLRATPDPYVWIACDTHTTRTLSAYLRKELGVPKERVHALGYWRAD, from the coding sequence ATGGCACAGGGGCGGGGCTGGGAGGGCGCGGTCCTCAAGTTGATGCGGGCGAAGGACTTCACCCTCACCGTCACGGGCGCGGAGGACGTCACCGGCGACTACCGCCGGCTGCACCTGTCGGACGGCGGACTGCTCGCCGCGACCGGCGTCCACCCGACGCTCTGGGTGCGGCTCTGGTTCGACAACGCGGGCCGACCGCACCAGCGGGCCTACACGTTGGTCGACCCTGACCCGGCGGCCGGCGCCTTCGGCCTGGAGTTCGCCCTGCACGACGGCGCCGCCAGCGACTGGGCCCGGGCGGCCGTGCCCGGCGACACCATCGAGGCGACCGTCCAGGGCACCGGCTTCGCGCCGCCCGTCCCCGCTCCCTCGCACGTCCTCGTCATCGGCGACCCGGCGTCGCTGCCCGCCATCAACTCGCTGCTCGGGGAGGGAGAGGGCGCGCTCGGCCCCGTCCCGGCCACCGTCTGGTTCGAGGGCGAGGCCGACGGCCTGCCCTTCCGGACCGACCCCGCCCGCCACGAGATACGGCACGTGCCCCGGCGCGACTCCGGCGCCGAGCTGGTGGAGCGGGTCAGGGCCGAGCTGCCCGGACTGCTGCGGGCCACCCCCGACCCGTACGTGTGGATCGCCTGCGACACCCACACCACCAGGACGTTGTCGGCGTACCTGCGCAAGGAGCTGGGCGTCCCGAAGGAGCGGGTGCACGCCCTGGGGTACTGGCGCGCGGACTGA
- a CDS encoding penicillin acylase family protein, producing the protein MTTEIYRDAWGVPHLRADDALSLARLQGLVTARDRAWQLEVERHRARGSSASFLGPDALSWDLLVRRARLDDTARRCFDDLDGRDPETADWTRAYVDGVNEGLRETSRAGLAPEFARVGLVPGRWEPWTPLAVWLATHILFAGFPAKLWREEAARHLGPEAVGLFATDGPGTSGSNGWLVSGDRTVTGQPVIAGDPHRFVEEPGVYQQIRLACDEFDVVGLAVPGVPGIAHFGHTGTVAWAITNAMADYQDLYRERLRRTGAAVEALGPDGGWRRVARHTELVRVAGEEPVEVEVLETERGPVIAGGPEGLDNGSPGFPGFSSPPGSSESSGSPGSPNSSRASGSSGSSGTPGPSDWPSGTPDDGPDAPGAPPLAVSLRYPPRVTSDLGFQALLPLLRARRVADVDRAFDQWAEPVNVVQAADTEGGLLHRVAGRVPRRAAANGTRVVPAWEPGHEWTGWHETPRAGLTDGVAVMANQRGPAARLGVEFAAPHRADRIRTLLARRRQWSASDMAAVHTDTRLASAEPLLAHVSALDGLTGPATALRERLLRWDRRMDAGSEDAGRYAALRGAVVRRLAAHPAFAALTAPPAYPDVLLPWLALLPRIGYALEHLLSAEELYGVDRPRLVREALEETARQPALRWGDTHRLAPWRALPDPAYRGPALAGDHDCVLCTSSVPGATDLAARGPAARYVWDLARREDSLWVVPHGASGVPGHPHHHDQLPLWLEGELAPVVTDWAQLKKESDHG; encoded by the coding sequence GTGACCACCGAGATCTACCGCGACGCGTGGGGCGTCCCGCATCTGCGCGCCGACGACGCCCTGTCGCTCGCCCGCCTCCAGGGACTGGTGACCGCGCGGGACCGCGCCTGGCAGCTCGAGGTCGAACGGCACCGCGCGCGGGGCTCCTCGGCGTCGTTCCTCGGACCCGACGCCCTCTCCTGGGACCTCCTCGTGCGCCGCGCCCGCCTCGACGACACGGCGCGACGCTGCTTCGACGACCTGGACGGGCGCGACCCCGAGACGGCCGACTGGACGCGCGCGTACGTCGACGGCGTCAACGAGGGCCTGCGGGAGACGTCCCGCGCGGGCCTCGCCCCCGAGTTCGCGCGCGTCGGCCTCGTGCCCGGCCGCTGGGAACCCTGGACGCCGCTGGCCGTCTGGCTGGCCACGCACATCCTGTTCGCCGGGTTCCCCGCCAAGCTGTGGCGCGAGGAGGCCGCCCGGCATCTCGGCCCCGAGGCGGTCGGGCTGTTCGCCACGGACGGGCCCGGCACCTCCGGCAGCAACGGCTGGCTGGTCAGCGGCGACCGCACGGTCACCGGGCAGCCGGTCATCGCCGGCGACCCGCACCGGTTCGTCGAGGAGCCCGGCGTGTACCAGCAGATCCGCCTGGCCTGCGACGAGTTCGACGTCGTCGGCCTCGCGGTGCCGGGCGTCCCGGGCATCGCGCACTTCGGGCACACCGGCACGGTCGCCTGGGCCATCACCAACGCCATGGCCGACTACCAGGACCTCTACCGCGAACGCCTGCGCCGCACCGGCGCGGCAGTCGAGGCGCTCGGCCCGGACGGCGGCTGGCGGCGGGTGGCCCGGCACACCGAACTCGTGCGGGTGGCGGGGGAGGAGCCGGTCGAGGTGGAGGTGCTCGAGACCGAACGGGGCCCCGTGATCGCCGGAGGACCGGAAGGCCTCGACAACGGCTCCCCGGGCTTCCCCGGCTTCTCCAGCCCCCCCGGTTCCTCCGAGTCCTCCGGCTCCCCGGGCTCCCCTAATTCCTCTCGGGCCTCCGGCTCCTCCGGCTCCTCCGGCACCCCAGGTCCGTCTGACTGGCCCTCCGGCACCCCCGACGACGGTCCCGACGCTCCCGGTGCCCCTCCGCTCGCGGTGAGCCTGCGCTATCCGCCCCGCGTCACCTCCGACCTCGGCTTCCAGGCCCTGCTCCCGCTGCTGCGGGCCCGCCGGGTCGCCGACGTGGACCGGGCCTTCGACCAGTGGGCCGAGCCCGTCAACGTCGTCCAGGCCGCCGACACCGAGGGCGGTCTGCTGCACCGGGTCGCGGGCCGGGTGCCGCGCCGAGCCGCGGCCAACGGCACCCGCGTCGTGCCCGCCTGGGAGCCCGGCCACGAATGGACCGGCTGGCACGAGACGCCCCGCGCGGGACTGACCGACGGCGTCGCGGTGATGGCCAACCAGCGGGGTCCGGCGGCGCGGCTGGGCGTCGAGTTCGCCGCGCCGCACCGCGCCGACCGCATCCGGACGCTGCTGGCACGCCGGCGGCAGTGGTCCGCGTCCGACATGGCGGCCGTCCACACGGACACCCGGCTCGCTTCCGCCGAGCCCCTGCTGGCACACGTGTCCGCACTCGACGGCCTGACCGGCCCGGCCACCGCACTCCGCGAGCGCCTGCTGCGCTGGGACCGCCGGATGGACGCCGGCAGCGAGGACGCCGGCCGGTACGCGGCCCTGCGCGGCGCCGTCGTCCGCCGGCTCGCCGCACATCCGGCCTTCGCCGCCCTGACGGCCCCGCCCGCCTACCCGGACGTCCTCCTGCCCTGGCTGGCGCTCCTCCCGCGGATCGGATACGCCCTCGAACACCTGCTGAGCGCCGAGGAGTTGTACGGCGTCGACCGGCCGCGGCTGGTGCGGGAGGCCCTCGAGGAGACGGCCCGGCAGCCGGCCCTCCGCTGGGGCGACACCCACCGCCTCGCCCCCTGGCGGGCCCTGCCCGACCCCGCGTACAGGGGACCGGCCCTCGCCGGCGACCACGACTGCGTGCTGTGCACCTCGTCCGTGCCCGGCGCGACCGACCTCGCCGCCCGCGGTCCCGCCGCCCGCTACGTGTGGGACCTGGCCCGCCGCGAGGACAGCCTGTGGGTCGTCCCGCACGGAGCGTCCGGCGTCCCCGGCCATCCCCACCACCACGATCAGCTCCCCTTGTGGCTCGAGGGCGAGCTGGCTCCGGTCGTCACCGACTGGGCGCAGCTGAAGAAGGAGAGCGACCATGGCTGA
- a CDS encoding GNAT family N-acetyltransferase, with the protein MADRFAVEGNRSVVEDAPGDAPGAAPAPAYVHRQTAGGLGVVGIRPVDAEADADVVHGWVREERAAFWGMNGLTRDQVADIYAHMAGLDTHHAFLVELDGAPVALLQTYEPAADRVGDCYEVASGDLGIHLLLAPAGARGVRSGWSSALMGVLASYVLLGLDRSRVVVDPDVRNEKAIARFLRQGFEAGPVVTLPEIDLPDVYLPEKKAQLAFLRREVAFPA; encoded by the coding sequence ATGGCTGACCGTTTCGCGGTGGAGGGCAACCGTTCCGTGGTGGAGGACGCGCCCGGAGACGCCCCCGGGGCCGCCCCCGCACCTGCGTACGTCCACCGGCAGACGGCCGGCGGGCTCGGCGTCGTCGGCATCCGTCCCGTCGACGCCGAGGCCGACGCGGACGTCGTCCACGGGTGGGTCCGCGAGGAGCGGGCCGCGTTCTGGGGCATGAACGGCCTGACGCGGGACCAGGTCGCCGACATCTACGCGCACATGGCCGGCCTCGACACCCACCACGCGTTCCTGGTCGAGCTGGACGGCGCCCCGGTCGCCCTCCTCCAGACCTACGAGCCGGCCGCGGACCGGGTCGGCGACTGCTACGAGGTGGCCTCCGGCGACCTCGGCATCCATCTGCTCCTCGCGCCGGCGGGCGCCCGGGGCGTGCGCAGCGGCTGGTCGTCGGCGCTGATGGGCGTGCTCGCCTCGTACGTCCTGCTGGGCCTCGACCGTTCGCGGGTCGTGGTGGACCCCGACGTGCGCAACGAGAAGGCGATCGCCCGCTTCCTGCGGCAGGGCTTCGAGGCGGGCCCGGTCGTCACCCTGCCCGAGATCGACCTGCCGGACGTGTATCTGCCCGAGAAGAAGGCCCAGCTGGCCTTTCTGCGCCGGGAGGTAGCCTTCCCCGCGTGA